The Pithys albifrons albifrons isolate INPA30051 chromosome 4, PitAlb_v1, whole genome shotgun sequence genome segment CATCCATTTAAAAGAGAACTTATTACTAGAAATATCTGATTAAAATTCAGAGGAAGACATCAGGTACTGCAAAAACACACTCACAGTCTAAGAGGGTAAACTTAGAAGAATCAAGTGAAATACTCTGATGGGCACCTGCTTAAGTCTTCCAGCAACACATACTGAGACTACCTGGGCCCATAAGGTACCATAAAAACAGCTGCAGTCAGCATTAGCTAAGTTTGAAGAGTTCAGAAAGCAGTGTGTCAtttaaagcaaagcagagaatAAAATTTAGAAAGTCTGTTGTGCTTACCCAgaattttctgcagtttttgtACTTCAAAAAATAATCAGTACACATATCCTTGTTATAGTTGTTGTCATCCATACATTTTGTAGTGGCATCTGTTTCCTTTAATGGGGGAAAATATACTTCAGAGCTGAGGGAAGTTATTGTACTTggtgtttaaatattttaacaagTCCCAGAACACATATGAAGATAGGAGGCAGCTTCTCAGATGAAAGAATACTATCAAAGAGAGCAAAGGAACATCTATCACGAAGTATAATCAGCACTTCCATGCAGTGCCTTCATCTAGAGGCAACAGACATTAGTACTCTTTAAACAGTAAAGATGGAGCCCACAGAATAGTTGTTTATCATGATGCTTGGTATAACTCacaaaagacttttaaaaaataaccaaGCTGGTCTAACCAGGATTTCAGGCTCTGGTTTTAAGGACAGAAAATTGAAGAGATTGCTATCAGTTGTATCACTCCTATTTATGAGTAATTACTCATTACTTCATGCTTACTGTAGTGGatgattttcagcttttcccatCTTCAGACTCTTAAGAAACTTTTTATGCAAAATGCTATAATGTGTTATTCATGAAAAAATCTTCTAGAAATTGCATTATTTAAGATCAAAACATACAAACATATCAATTTGATCATCTTACCGCTACACATGGATTTGTATCGTGATCTCTAAGCTTTTGTGCATGCCTGGACATTCTAGACAGATACTTGTACTCtgcctagaaaaagaaaataaacaggtTAAGTATCTACTTTTAGTGGTAACTCAGGACTAAATTTGAACTTCAGCATGCAATAAAGGCCTTCTAATTACACAGTTTGGTTgtctttaaaaaaccaaacaacaaccaaaccagAACCAAATCACTACCAAACTTCTTTTGCAAGATGTTATTTCAAAAGCAGTAACAGCAAGAAAACTCACACAAGTTCAGCCCACCATCAAGACTGCTTACTCCCTGATGAATTTCTGCAGAGAATGGAGTCACTGCAGTCTCACGCCAGCCTGTGATATCACGGAGGAACTGACTGTGTTTAGAAAAAACAGCTCCATAGAAGCTGTTCACAGCCAATACACTGTAGATGCTTCAATTAATAGTGCATGGGGAAAACGTACAAGTAAACTTTTCCAGATTTGTGCCTACTCCTTAGCTGGATCACATCTCTATCTTCACTGAGCTTTCCCAGGTACGATAAGTGTCCAACTATCTCCTGTGTTCCTGCATcaaatatttaacagaaaaagaaatagtttcACTGCAAGGTGGGACCAGACCCACTTACACAGCTTGTATCACATTTTTCACCACCTCAGTAGTTTGACATGGACTCTAGGAACTGTACGCTtgagagacacagagttcagtGACAAGAACCTGCACTGATTCAAGATGATGACATCAAGATGAAGAGCAGACCCTCTTTCCTTTTACAACTTCCCATACATTGCCTCTGCCACACATATGGCCGTGCAGGTACTTGTTCCAAACAAATGCTGAAtctaacaaaaaataaattaatgttgACCAGATGACTGTTTTAGGCAATTCAAGCAGGAACAGGACTgagggaagaaattaaaagtacGGCTGGTGAAGGAAACTGTGCCTGATCtttacaggtttttttattttccaaaaaaacACTTCTAAACTTAAACTTCTTTCTGTTCGCATTAGGGAAAGACAACTGCAAGTCTGCAGTAAAAAGCCGGTTTTGTTTAATACCagcaaacaaaaatttaaacacTGCTCTTTGTACCTCACAGATAGAAAACAATGTTTTAGATGAGGTTTCTCCTTGGGGTAAAAGTAAGCTATTCCTGTTGAACAAGCCCCAGATTTTACATCCTGTGCACATATACTCTTACTAATGCTTAGAGTACTCCCTGCATTCCACACAACAG includes the following:
- the CHCHD7 gene encoding coiled-coil-helix-coiled-coil-helix domain-containing protein 7 codes for the protein MSRHAQKLRDHDTNPCVAETDATTKCMDDNNYNKDMCTDYFLKYKNCRKFWHGIMMQRKRNGVKPEMPSADERKKILESMGKPY